The following coding sequences lie in one Benincasa hispida cultivar B227 chromosome 6, ASM972705v1, whole genome shotgun sequence genomic window:
- the LOC120079893 gene encoding protein BEARSKIN2-like, with the protein MGSSGGGSGGGVPPGFRFHPTDEELLHYYLKKKVSFQKFDMEVVREVDLNKIEPWDLQEKCRIGSTPQNEWYFFSHKDRKYPTGSRTNRATNAGFWKATGRDKCIREDGWVVCRVFKKKNLFKVTNEGVGGGGGGSSANSDQHVNNNAHSSASIATPHTFMHRDSQYQLRQPQQNYASHPTFELNKSDLALHYIPTPLPTSHNFPHHHLFHPNLSPIKPGLPGSSAAYDYPALSSLPPDAPLMVKQLMSNNSETGQPTDGMTEPWAMLDRLVTSHLGNEDSNKDVRFDTNTGSSSVSFQINQLSVESEMTFGGYAK; encoded by the exons ATGGGCTCCTCGGGCGGCGGTAGCGGCGGTGGCGTTCCTCCCGGTTTCCGGTTCCATCCGACTGATGAAGAGCTCCTTCATTACTACTTGAAGAAGAAGGTGTCGTTTCAAAAATTCGACATGGAAGTTGTTCGAGAGGTCGATTTGAACAAGATCGAACCTTGGGACTTGCAAG AGAAATGTAGGATAGGGTCGACGCCACAAAACGAGTGGTACTTTTTCAGCCACAAGGACAGGAAGTACCCGACGGGGTCAAGAACCAACAGAGCCACCAACGCCGGCTTCTGGAAGGCCACTGGACGAGACAAATGCATTAGA GAGGATGGGTGGGTGGTTTGTCGGGTTTTCAAGAAGAAGAATCTATTCAAAGTGACAAACGAAGGAGTTGGAGGAGGAGGAGGTGGGTCGAGCGCAAACTCCGACCAGCATGTAAACAATAATGCCCATTCCTCAGCTTCGATCGCCACACCTCACACTTTCATGCATAGAGACTCACAATATCAACTCCGCCAACCCCAACAAAACTACGCTTCCCATCCCACATTTGAGCTCAACAAATCCGACCTAGCCCTTCACTACATCCCAACCCCACTCCCAACTTCCCATAATTTCCCCCACCACCACCTCTTTCACCCCAACCTTTCCCCCATCAAGCCCGGCCTCCCCGGCTCGTCCGCCGCCTACGACTACCCGGCCCTCTCGTCCTTGCCACCCGATGCCCCTCTCATGGTCAAACAATTAATGTCTAATAATTCTGAGACCGGCCAACCAACCGATGGCATGACCGAACCCTGGGCCATGTTGGATCGGCTCGTTACGTCTCATCTTGGAAATGAGGACTCGAACAAAGATGTGAGGTTTGAC ACGAACACGGGTTCGTCGTCAGTAAGTTTTCAAATCAATCAGCTTTCGGTTGAGAGCGAGATGACTTTTGGGGGGTACGCtaaataa